ACCGGCGTCGTCAACTATCCCGGGGCCAAACACATCGCGGACAGGCCGGAAGGCGGGACAAAGGATTTCTCCCCGGTCGTGGCGCTGGCGAAAACATGCAAGTCACCGGAAGAGATAGAATCTGGCAAGATCGTTGGTGGGTTCGCCCATAACCAGGTCCTGGCCCTGGCTGACAAAGTGATCGACGCCGTTAAGTCAGGAGCCATCAAACGCTTTGTTGTCATGGCCGGGTGCGACGGCCGCCAAAAAGCCCGAAGTTATTTTACTGAAGTGGCCGAGAAGCTGCCCGAAGACACGGTAATTCTCACCGCCGGATGCGCCAAATACCGCTACAACAAGCTGGCACTGGGTGACATCGGCGGTATTCCCCGCGTGCTGGACGCCGGTCAGTGCAACGACTCCTACTCCCTGGCGGTGATCGCCTTGAAACTCAAGGAAGCATTCGGACTGAACGACATCAATGAGCTACCCGTCTCTTACGACATCGCCTGGTACGAGCAAAAAGCAGTGACCGTGTTGCTGGCCCTGCTGTTTCTCGGCGTCAAAGGAATTCGCCTGGGTCCCACATTGCCGGCCTTCCTGTCTCCCAATGTGGCCAAGGTCCTGGTGGAAAAATTCGACATCAAACCTATTGGAACCGTGCAGGATGATATTGTGGCAATGATGAAAGGAGAATAATACGGTTTGAATGAAAAATACGATATAACAAGGCGCTCCACCGGACGGCAATTCCGCTGCGCTCCATTGCCGCCGGTGAGCTTGGTCGTTCTACTTTTTTCACATAGAAATCTTAACAGATTATTTTTCTCTTTTCAATTGCCTAAGAACCAGGTTGGTTCAAAAGAACCAAATTGGTTCAAATAGGAAATAAACAAAGTAGCTCGCTTATTTCAACTTGATATTGTTGAAGCTTTTCTTTAAAGTAATATCTAATTTTACTATAAAGATAGAAGATGATACAGGCGAATAATCAAGTTCCGGACAGGTGTGATGTTGTAGTCATCGGAGCAGGGGCAGGTGGACTCACCGCAGCAGGGCTTCTCTCAAGGGTTGGTCTTCAAACAGTAGTTCTTGAGACTCAGCCACAGCCGGGGGGATACCTGGCAGGTTTTCAGCGACAGGGCTTTCAGTTCAACACTTCCATCCAATGGCTCAATCAATGCGGTCCCGGCGGATTCGTCTACAACATCTGGCGTCATTTAGGCGGCGAGTTTCCAACCTGCGCACCGTTGACTCGCATACACAGATATAAAAGCGATTCGTTCGACTATTTGCTGAGTTCCAATCCTATCGACTTACAGGATTGCCTTATCAAGGACTTTCCTGATGATGAGAGCGGTATCAGAGCTTTTTTCAAGGATGGGGAAAGACTTGGACAGCGGCTGAATGTCCTGAACAGCAGGACAATGGCGAAAGAGACCATGCCATTCTTTGAAAGAGTTATTCGCAACTTACAAATGCTGTTTTGGGCAATTCCTGTCGCTAAATACGTGATGAGCCCTGTCGAGAAAGGGCTGCGCCGCTATTTCAGTACGGAGGGTGCTCAAAAGATATTCTGCAGTCAAGAATCCTTTATGTCCGTTATGGTGCCTATCGCTTGGGCATTCGCCGGAAATTTTCAAACTTGTCCCAAAGGAGGAAGTCGCACACTGGCTTTATGGCTGTGTGAGAGAATCAGATCTGCCGGGTCGAAAGTATTGCTGAACCAGCACGTGGAAAGAGTGCTGTTAAACGCTAGAAAAGAAGCGACCGGTGTATTACTGGCAGACGGAAGTTCTCTGAGAGCTCGATACGTGATTGCAGCCTGCGACGTACAGATGCTCTATGAAAAGATGCTGCCGGACGGCTGTATTCCGGTACGGATGCGAAAAGCACTGCATAATGCCGATATTTATCATTCCAGCTTCAGCATATTTCTGGGACTGGATTGCGATGCTTCTTCTTTGGGATTCGGAGAAGAAGTATTGAATCTCACTAGGAGCGATGTATCACGTGAAGATCACATGAGTGGTGACCCACATCGCACGATCATGGTCGTCATCGCGCCTTCAGTTCGTGATTCTTCTCTGGCACCGGAAGGCAAGGGAACCCTTATGATACATTGTCCGGCGTATCTCGATTACGAAGACAATTGGAGAACCGGCAAGGGGCTGGCGAGGGGCGAGCCCTACAGAGCATTGAAAAGAAAGTTTGCCGACATCCTGCTGGCCCGGATTGAGAAAACCTTCGCTCCCGGGCTGAGGAAGCACATAGAGGTGATGGAGATTGCAACACCTGTAACATACTGGCGATATACGGGCAACACCAAGGGAAGCATTTCAGGGATTAAACCAACGGGAAGAAATATCAGAATCAGTGTAGCACGTTACAAAACGCCTGTGAAGAA
This genomic stretch from bacterium harbors:
- a CDS encoding NAD(P)/FAD-dependent oxidoreductase; this translates as MIQANNQVPDRCDVVVIGAGAGGLTAAGLLSRVGLQTVVLETQPQPGGYLAGFQRQGFQFNTSIQWLNQCGPGGFVYNIWRHLGGEFPTCAPLTRIHRYKSDSFDYLLSSNPIDLQDCLIKDFPDDESGIRAFFKDGERLGQRLNVLNSRTMAKETMPFFERVIRNLQMLFWAIPVAKYVMSPVEKGLRRYFSTEGAQKIFCSQESFMSVMVPIAWAFAGNFQTCPKGGSRTLALWLCERIRSAGSKVLLNQHVERVLLNARKEATGVLLADGSSLRARYVIAACDVQMLYEKMLPDGCIPVRMRKALHNADIYHSSFSIFLGLDCDASSLGFGEEVLNLTRSDVSREDHMSGDPHRTIMVVIAPSVRDSSLAPEGKGTLMIHCPAYLDYEDNWRTGKGLARGEPYRALKRKFADILLARIEKTFAPGLRKHIEVMEIATPVTYWRYTGNTKGSISGIKPTGRNIRISVARYKTPVKNLLLGGHCAEYGGGVPMAVKAGANASLIVMKDMKRAAYDELKDVINGVERHH